A window of the Thermoproteales archaeon genome harbors these coding sequences:
- a CDS encoding ABC transporter ATP-binding protein, which yields MVPHIKTENLTKVYKLGGKDIRAVDEVNLEVPKGSIFGLLGRNGAGKSTLIHVLMGTVLPTSGKGTVLGYDIVKESLKIREKVGFMPEGLGFYEDLTAEQNLMAIARLIGLKKPTESVRECLKLVGLWEYRQRKYGEMSTGMRQRLGIAQALLKDPELLVLDEPTSGVDPDGAREFRRLIQELNKQGRTIFISTHLLYEIGPLFTHIAVMRQGKIVVQGSVSYLKEKLMAGQGYVYEVELSEPSQVIIDRIRSLNGVKEAILEGNKLVALCSKPLAPTLLSILEGYGAESLRLAKPTLEDIFREFSG from the coding sequence TTGGTACCACATATTAAGACTGAAAATCTGACAAAGGTTTACAAATTAGGTGGAAAAGATATCAGAGCCGTTGACGAAGTTAACCTGGAAGTTCCAAAGGGAAGCATCTTTGGCTTGCTGGGGAGAAACGGCGCTGGCAAGAGCACGCTGATACACGTGCTCATGGGCACCGTTCTCCCTACGAGCGGCAAAGGAACTGTGCTAGGCTACGACATAGTAAAAGAGTCTTTGAAGATAAGAGAGAAGGTCGGGTTTATGCCCGAAGGGCTTGGCTTTTACGAAGATTTAACTGCTGAACAGAATCTCATGGCAATAGCTAGGCTTATAGGCTTGAAGAAACCTACAGAGAGTGTTAGAGAGTGCCTAAAGCTTGTCGGCCTCTGGGAGTATAGGCAGAGGAAATATGGGGAAATGTCTACAGGCATGAGGCAAAGGCTCGGCATAGCGCAGGCCCTGCTTAAGGACCCTGAGTTGCTAGTGCTAGACGAGCCTACATCAGGTGTAGATCCAGACGGCGCAAGGGAGTTTAGGAGGCTTATCCAAGAGCTGAATAAGCAGGGTAGAACTATTTTCATATCTACGCACCTGCTCTACGAAATAGGCCCGCTCTTCACCCACATAGCAGTAATGAGACAGGGCAAAATAGTGGTTCAAGGATCAGTAAGCTACCTTAAGGAGAAGTTGATGGCGGGTCAGGGCTACGTGTACGAAGTGGAACTGAGCGAGCCGTCACAGGTTATTATTGATAGAATACGCTCACTAAACGGTGTAAAGGAAGCAATACTTGAGGGTAACAAGCTTGTGGCTCTATGTAGCAAGCCCTTAGCACCAACATTACTATCCATCCTAGAAGGTTACGGTGCAGAATCGCTTAGGCTCGC